From the Hemicordylus capensis ecotype Gifberg chromosome 1, rHemCap1.1.pri, whole genome shotgun sequence genome, the window TCCTGTTATATCCATGATctagcaaaccatggtttgttggacCATCCAAACTTGCCCATAGGAAAGAAAATTGTTGTTGATAagtttaaaatgagaaaaagttGGAAATATTAAGGGGGGAAAATGAAAGCCATATAAGTGAGTGCTGGCAAAGGTTAGATACTGCTGTACCTCTGTGGGTCAGTGGTGCACACCTAGATAAAAGGTATGTAGTATTGGGCAATGATATAGATATCACCACTAAAGAAAAAGAATGCTCTCAGTTCTTATTTTATAAATATGATTTAACACAAAATATACACATTGCTTTGTATAATGGTGCAATACAGACTATTTCCCttgtaaaaaaatatataactgcATTTTTAGAAAATGTATTTTTATCATGCCCACTCCCATCTTACTCGATAATTCTTCATTCTGACCAAGATAAGCCATTTCGTATGACAACCACAGATACAGCTTGCACTATGACATAGCATCAGAATATGTAAACATCTAAATGCGGTACATAAGTTAATGGGTGATAAAACCTATAGGAGGCATCCTTGCTCATGGTATATGATCTGAAAGAGGCCATGAGATCAAATCAGATTCAGAGGATATTCTCCAGTTTTTGCAAGAAGTGTTTGTTCAGAGCTCATTCACACCAGAACTTGCCTTTTACAAGGAAAGGGAGGAAGTAGTAAACTCGCTGGCCTGATTCAAATGCAATGGCAAACCATAGTTTATCATTATGCTTCTTCCTTCATAGATGAGGAAAGAAGATGAGAAACTCCTGACTGTGGTTTGTAACAAACTATGTTTTTCATCTCCTCTCACGcatgaaggaaaggaaaaaagaattaCTCCCATGAGCCCAAGGCACACAGCTCCTTGTTGTCATAATGACAATCCATAGATTGGAGGCCTGTGTGAACACAGTCATTCTCtctcaacccccccaccccccccacacacacaccaggatgaATGCTATTGCAAATACTAGAAATCCTAAGAGCTAGTTTAGATGTGTTCAAGACACTAcggcttaaaaaataaataacagcagGCTATTACAGCATAATACAATCTGCTGggagtttgtgtttgtttttattatgggCACATTTTGGAATCAGATGATCAATTCTTTGAATCCTGGCCTGTTTAAATTTAATCAGTGTATATATATTGAAAATATTCAAGGTACTGTAAAATATGTTATTCCGAAATGCACAATTGCTTGTTCACAAGGATGCAGCCCTAACAACTCCCACCCCTGTAATGTTTAACACTGGAAAATGTAAACCAGGTATAATCCAAAGTCCTCAAGCAGAAGAGCTTCACTTTCTCATCTATGACTAGAGCAAATGGACCAAAGCAATCCTTAACTCACAGAAGAGAGGGGCAGATCTGTGTATCCACCCTAGAATCCTGACATGTACAAATTAACTCAGGGGCGATCTGGAGTATATGCGTGTTGAGTGAGAGGGGGTTAGCCAAATTCAGTTACACTTCAGAAGTTTATTCCATAGCAAGAAACGGCCACAAGATGGAACCAGTGTTGCATATTAGATGATCCAAGTCAAAATTGCTGAGTTTCTTCTCAGAATAAGTTTTGTCCTTCAAGGATGGCTTCCCTTAAAatatctttcccccaccccccactgggcTGCTTTCTAATGTTTTGAGTTCATGAGACTATATGAAGAACATTTACAATTGTCCCAGTGAAATTTGTAAAAATTACTCAGATACTGAACTTTCCCCCCCTTTATCAAAAGGTAGGGGAAGTTGTCTGTATTGCACTTTTCAAATGACAAACCAGTGTGCCACAAAATAGCCCATCTTAATCTGGATTATGGCAATCTATAATCCAGCTATTGTCATATGTTTTGCCATATGACTGATATGTCATGTTTACTTGCCAGTTTAAGCCAAGCTTGCCATGAAGCATTAGCGTTGAGCCTCTGTCCCAAACTGCATCATATAATCAGCGGAGTAGAGTAAAAAGGGATGAAGGGCagagggaatgaaaataaaaagataCACAGAGAAAGTGATAGTATATGTTAAATCAAGCAGATTGAGAGCAACAGTACAATATAAACACGGAATCACTTGGTATTTAGGGGGGGCAAAGGCTGACAACAGTATTACATTTTATTTTGCTGCCAGCAAGCATTAGTTCCAAAATTAATGAAAGCTAATTACACAGCAATAAAATATGCATATGGTGTATTTTAACCACAGATATATATTACAGTACTGACATTTAAAgtgaagttgtttttttttaaaaaagaaatctcatGGCGCATCTTGGGAGAACTATATTAACTAAATTATGAAGGATAATGGCATGCAGAAACCCAAATAATGCAAGCGAAGCAATACCTGTGAATGGCTGCAAAAAGATCCTCAGTAGTCCTTGGTCGAGCTGGCATCGCCACCACCTCACTATCTTCACCATAACTGGGGCTTTGCAGTAAAAAGGTATTTGCTGCTTCCGAATCGAAACCCTctgctttaaaacaacaacaacaacaactgtggcATTAGGAATTCTGAGCTTTGGAAAAATTAGTAAGTACAGTAAACAGAGCAAAAAAGAGAGTACATTATCTCCACACATACCCTGGCAAAACAAAAAAGCACACACTGTCTTTTTACTGACTACAGTGACAGAATTATTTCAGGAAATTTAAATTTATGTGTGTTTATCAGGAACATAGAGTTCCCTTTGAGTATTTTTTATTTGTGTCCCCCAACCCTTCCCCACCTTACCCCGGCTAGAATGACCATTGTTACTGCCTCTGTTTAAAAGCTGCAAACTCTTATCAGgattttttgaaacagaaatatgCTTGATAAAAGCCTACTTGACAACTGATTTTTCACTTTAAGTTAAACTAAGAGTGCAGTAGGGATTCTTTATGCATAATTCACCCAAGCTCTATGATTTCCCATGGGTTCTGTATCTGAAAATTTTATAATGAAGTCAACACTAtaatcttccccacccccaccttccaaATATCTCTAGTCACTAATGCAGCAGATGAGATGGAGAACAAAAGGggcgaggggtgggtgggaaacagaCTTACCATTTCCATCCCCTTGAGATGGGTGTCCGTCTGCTCTAGAGACAATCTCTCCATTTCTGTCAGAACGGCTTTCTTTGCATAAGCAAGCTTGCTCCTCCTGCTTGAACTGCAGTGTAGACACATCGGTTTCTTCTGCTTCACAGGAGGTGGAACttgccactcctcctcctggaaCCAGGCTGCCAGAGTCCATTTCATAGGAACAGAGTCCATCTGTAGGATAATCTTTAGCCTGGCTGTCCTGTGTAATAGCAGCATCCCTTGCAGTGCTTCTGACTGTTTCACCCACTTCAGTTATTTTTTCTGCTGTAACATCAGGCTGTGGGGGTGGCACAATCAGGAACAGTTTGGGTTTCTTTGAAACAGGTGGTGGCTTTTTGTTTGGCAATGTACCCTGAGGCTTGTTGAGAGATCCTGACTGTCTCTGACGTGCTGAACTTGCATGTTCAGAGCAAGAACCTTGGttctgcactggtgcttcttcggcactggctggcagcaaatCCCTGGCAAGGGATTTAGGTGGACTGGCTGCATCTTCTGGCATTTTATCACTGCTAAGTTCAGAGGTCTTCACGCAGAGACCTAGATAGGACTTCTGACTAGGACTGTAAACAAAGCTTTTGTCAGAAGCACCATGGGTTTTTACCTCATCTTCATCCAGGCTATCACCGTACCCTACTGACACATGTGGTTTTAAAGGTGAATGAACTGAAAAAACTTCAATCAATTTTTCCTGAGAGTTGGTTTTGGAAGCAGATTCAACTAATGGTTCAACGTCTGACATCACAGTTTTCCTTACAGACCTCAGCTGTACCATCTGCAGTGCTTGTGTGGTTACTAGAGGCATTGTGGGCCGAGTGGGATCTTCCTTATTGAATGGCTGCTTTATTGTGCTGTTACATGAACCTTCCTGACTATATTTCTTGAAAGAACATGGTGTGTGTTTATATGCATCTTTTGTGAGTTTGGGGTCCAGAGGTGGGGCTGGAGGAGGAACTGAAGAAGAGAAAGGTGGAGGAGATGGAATGGCAGAATACGAGGTAGAGAAATTACTCTGTGATATATCTTGTGGTGGACAATGAAACCATGAAGCACTCTGAGGGAAAGATGCACTTATAACAGCTTctggtggaggtggaggaaaaCTGGGAGATCCAGGTGGGGGAGGCAGATTTAATACATCTactaaggggggagggggagggggaagaagatggTCAGCAGAGTCTGGAGGCATTAGCATAGCAGAAGTAATCAGAGGGAAGCTCAGACCAGGGTCCGATTTCTTTACGCTCACACTTCCTTCAGCAGATGTATTAGAAGAAAGAGATGTGGAAGAGGAAGACACTGAAACTGAAGACAGTAGGGATGACTTTCTTTCAGGCACTTTGGGCTTCAACTTGGGTTTCCCATTTCCTGTTGACATAGATTTTAAAATGACAGGCACTGGCGTAAGTGCTGTGGGTGTGTTGGATTGGCTAGAATACCCACTAGATGGTGATGTCACTCTGTGAGACTTTTCTGGAGATGTGGCCTTTGGTTTCACCGACCCGCTGGGCACTTGCGGCGTACAAACCCTTGAGCTGTCTATAAGGCGGCCAACGTTATAATCGTTTAGCTTGGGTGCAGTGTTAGCAGAATGAACTACTGGAGATTTTAACTGGTCATCTGGCATCCCAGGACAATCACTGTAGTAACCCCACTGGTCAGCACACTCTGACTTGATGCTGCTGGTTTCGCTCTGGGAGGGTGTGACAGCACAAATTGAATACATGTTCAGGCCAGTTGCTGACATCATGCTGCTGCTGGCACTTACTGAACTCTGGCTACGAGACCGCAGCACCCAAGGGTCATCATAATCACTGCTGGGGCTTTGAGAGGGGGAGCTGCCATTTTTGCACTTGAGGTTTAACTGGAGGGAGTGTTGGAGGCGAGCAATCAGCATGTCATCTAGTACTTGCCCATTGGACTGAGCTGTCTTCTTGGGGATTCTTCTAAGAgagtctgttctggatggtggtAGAGGAGGtttctttgctttttttaaagatatgcttCGTGAGAGGGATTTGTCGCTGCAGGCTGACAAGTCTCCAAGCGATCTCTTCTCGTTCCTATCAAACACATTAATGACACTATGCCTGGGGCTTtcaaatctattattattatggcAAGTTTGACTAGACTTGAGCCCTGAGTCCATGTGCATGGAAGTGTAATAGCCATCATGGTCCACAGAGTACAAAGAGCTTGAATCTTCTTTGGCCAAGACTCTTTCAAGGCTGCCAGTACTCAAGTTGCTCACAGGTGTGGAGCAGCCTGGCGTGGCACAGTTCAGCTTGTGTAAGGGAATCTCCTCTGTTCCAGAATGCTTGAACCCACAGTGTTCTATGCGGTTCTGACCTTTGCCCTGTGTTCTGTCCATTGTGGGACTTGACTCACTTCTGCTATCATTATCCTGAGAATGGCTTGGAAAACTGAGattgttcctacagctgtaggtcATATTCCGGGGCCCATTCTCCACCGGTCCTGCACCACTGAGACAGACCCCCGAATCTCCAAGAGCAAGCACCATTACAGCATTTGATGAGACAGTGGCATCCGACGACTGTGAGTGACGTGCTGAACCCGTCTCGCTCCAGGTACCACTAGAAGTATGCTGCTGATCTTTTGTGCTTATTATGTTGTTGGTAACAAGATTGTCTCCAGGTTTTGTATATGAAGAGGAACTGGTGATTTTACTACCTAGCAACCCGACACTCTGTGTGGTGTGAATAACAATAACTTCTGAAGAGGATGGTAATGTTGCATTTGGTATGATGCTGCTTGAATATGTAGCATGGGGAGAGACTGTGCATGCTGGGCTTTCTGCTTGTTCACTCTCCAATGTCCTTACTTCTTGGGACCATGGCCTTTGAAACACACCTGTTCTATTGCTGTTCCTCACATGAACACCACTATCATCCACTTGTAGTTTGCTTATTTGGTGTAACGACGTTCCATCTTCTGTTGACTTAGATATGCTATGCCTACGTTCCAGTAATTGCAAGGACACTCTTGCCCCAGAACGAGGTAGACTATGAAAACCCAGGTCATTGTTTAGGCGAGAGGCAAATACAACCCCAGCAGAATCACTCATCACAGACATGTTTCCAGAGGAACTGGACAACTGTGACATCTGGGCTGCAATTCCTTGACCTTTCTGTGCACGTATCCGTCTCACTGAAGGTGGCACTACTTTGACTTCCTCTGTCTGACAGCTAGAGTCCTTGGTCTCAGACTGCTGCATAGCAGAGCGATAGCTATCAAGTCTTCCTAGCGTGGAATAGTGATCTGGGACACACAGTGAATGGCCACGGAAGTCTCCTTTACCAGTGCCAACTGCTGA encodes:
- the NHSL1 gene encoding NHS-like protein 1 isoform X13; translation: MQFTSPQESVQAPREKPEMPFPLRTVAPLKLCRLEEEDVAVPRDKEGPAGRSSAGLLFGSLEEVCSHSLVSLLWQLSDLSRCASDVFGGIQNQADSLGRRSAQLQRRLDSLKALAARLDHRKVKIPVSNLDEESRWTVHYTAPWHQQENVFLPSSRPPCVEDLHRQAKLNLKSVLRECDKLRRDGYRSSQYYSQGPTFSSSSSAICGSYQDDYEEIEQKCSTPSSEEEKLISLQRSKTPISDELSDINTQTNWTKSLPLPTPEEKMRQQAQAVQTDVIPINVTGENFDRQASIRRSLIYTDTVVRRPKKVKRRKTITGVPDNIQRELAVGTGKGDFRGHSLCVPDHYSTLGRLDSYRSAMQQSETKDSSCQTEEVKVVPPSVRRIRAQKGQGIAAQMSQLSSSSGNMSVMSDSAGVVFASRLNNDLGFHSLPRSGARVSLQLLERRHSISKSTEDGTSLHQISKLQVDDSGVHVRNSNRTGVFQRPWSQEVRTLESEQAESPACTVSPHATYSSSIIPNATLPSSSEVIVIHTTQSVGLLGSKITSSSSYTKPGDNLVTNNIISTKDQQHTSSGTWSETGSARHSQSSDATVSSNAVMVLALGDSGVCLSGAGPVENGPRNMTYSCRNNLSFPSHSQDNDSRSESSPTMDRTQGKGQNRIEHCGFKHSGTEEIPLHKLNCATPGCSTPVSNLSTGSLERVLAKEDSSSLYSVDHDGYYTSMHMDSGLKSSQTCHNNNRFESPRHSVINVFDRNEKRSLGDLSACSDKSLSRSISLKKAKKPPLPPSRTDSLRRIPKKTAQSNGQVLDDMLIARLQHSLQLNLKCKNGSSPSQSPSSDYDDPWVLRSRSQSSVSASSSMMSATGLNMYSICAVTPSQSETSSIKSECADQWGYYSDCPGMPDDQLKSPVVHSANTAPKLNDYNVGRLIDSSRVCTPQVPSGSVKPKATSPEKSHRVTSPSSGYSSQSNTPTALTPVPVILKSMSTGNGKPKLKPKVPERKSSLLSSVSVSSSSTSLSSNTSAEGSVSVKKSDPGLSFPLITSAMLMPPDSADHLLPPPPPPLVDVLNLPPPPGSPSFPPPPPEAVISASFPQSASWFHCPPQDISQSNFSTSYSAIPSPPPFSSSVPPPAPPLDPKLTKDAYKHTPCSFKKYSQEGSCNSTIKQPFNKEDPTRPTMPLVTTQALQMVQLRSVRKTVMSDVEPLVESASKTNSQEKLIEVFSVHSPLKPHVSVGYGDSLDEDEVKTHGASDKSFVYSPSQKSYLGLCVKTSELSSDKMPEDAASPPKSLARDLLPASAEEAPVQNQGSCSEHASSARQRQSGSLNKPQGTLPNKKPPPVSKKPKLFLIVPPPQPDVTAEKITEVGETVRSTARDAAITQDSQAKDYPTDGLCSYEMDSGSLVPGGGVASSTSCEAEETDVSTLQFKQEEQACLCKESRSDRNGEIVSRADGHPSQGDGNEGFDSEAANTFLLQSPSYGEDSEVVAMPARPRTTEDLFAAIHSLGQRLNANASWQAWLKLIQKENPWPQRL
- the NHSL1 gene encoding NHS-like protein 1 isoform X12, which produces MQFTSPQESVQAPREKPEMPFPLRTVAPLKLCRLEEEDVAVPRDKEGPAGRSSAGLLFGSLEEVCSHSLVSLLWQLSDLSRCASDVFGGIQNQADSLGRRSAQLQRRLDSLKALAARLDHRKVKIPVSNLDEESRWTVHYTAPWHQQENVFLPSSRPPCVEDLHRQAKLNLKSVLRECDKLRRDGYRSSQYYSQGPTFSSSSSAICGSYQDDYEEIEQKCSTPSSEEEKLISLQRSKTPISDELSDINTQTNWTKSLPLPTPEEKMRQQAQAVQTDVIPINVTGENFDRQASIRRSLIYTDTVVRRPKKVKRRKTITGVPDNIQRELAVGTGKGDFRGHSLCVPDHYSTLGRLDSYRSAMQQSETKDSSCQTEEVKVVPPSVRRIRAQKGQGIAAQMSQLSSSSGNMSVMSDSAGVVFASRLNNDLGFHSLPRSGARVSLQLLERRHSISKSTEDGTSLHQISKLQVDDSGVHVRNSNRTGVFQRPWSQEVRTLESEQAESPACTVSPHATYSSSIIPNATLPSSSEVIVIHTTQSVGLLGSKITSSSSYTKPGDNLVTNNIISTKDQQHTSSGTWSETGSARHSQSSDATVSSNAVMVLALGDSGVCLSGAGPVENGPRNMTYSCRNNLSFPSHSQDNDSRSESSPTMDRTQGKGQNRIEHCGFKHSGTEEIPLHKLNCATPGCSTPVSNLSTGSLERVLAKEDSSSLYSVDHDGYYTSMHMDSGLKSSQTCHNNNRFESPRHSVINVFDRNEKRSLGDLSACSDKSLSRSISLKKAKKPPLPPSRTDSLRRIPKKTAQSNGQVLDDMLIARLQHSLQLNLKCKNGSSPSQSPSSDYDDPWVLRSRSQSSVSASSSMMSATGLNMYSICAVTPSQSETSSIKSECADQWGYYSDCPGMPDDQLKSPVVHSANTAPKLNDYNVGRLIDSSRVCTPQVPSGSVKPKATSPEKSHRVTSPSSGYSSQSNTPTALTPVPVILKSMSTGNGKPKLKPKVPERKSSLLSSVSVSSSSTSLSSNTSAEGSVSVKKSDPGLSFPLITSAMLMPPDSADHLLPPPPPPLVDVLNLPPPPGSPSFPPPPPEAVISASFPQSASWFHCPPQDISQSNFSTSYSAIPSPPPFSSSVPPPAPPLDPKLTKDAYKHTPCSFKKYSQEGSCNSTIKQPFNKEDPTRPTMPLVTTQALQMVQLRSVRKTVMSDVEPLVESASKTNSQEKLIEVFSVHSPLKPHVSVGYGDSLDEDEVKTHGASDKSFVYSPSQKSYLGLCVKTSELSSDKMPEDAASPPKSLARDLLPASAEEAPVQNQGSCSEHASSARQRQSGSLNKPQGTLPNKKPPPVSKKPKLFLIVPPPQPDVTAEKITEVGETVRSTARDAAITQDSQAKDYPTDGLCSYEMDSGSLVPGGGVASSTSCEAEETDVSTLQFKQEEQACLCKESRSDRNGEIVSRADGHPSQGDGNAEGFDSEAANTFLLQSPSYGEDSEVVAMPARPRTTEDLFAAIHSLGQRLNANASWQAWLKLIQKENPWPQRL
- the NHSL1 gene encoding NHS-like protein 1 isoform X3, whose product is MQFTSPQESVQAPREKPEMPFPLRTVAPLKLCRLEEEDVAVPRDKEGPAGRSSAGLLFGSLEEVCSHSLVSLLWQLSDLSRCASDVFGGIQNQADSLGRRSAQLQRRLDSLKALAARLDHRKVKIPVSNLDEESRWTVHYTAPWHQQENVFLPSSRPPCVEDLHRQAKLNLKSVLRECDKLRRDGYRSSQYYSQGPTFSSSSSAICGSYQDDYEEIEQKCSTPSSEEEKLISLQRSKTPISDELSDINTQTNWTKSLPLPTPEEKMRQQAQAVQTDVIPINVTGENFDRQASIRRSLIYTDTVVRRPKKVKRRKTITGVPDNIQRELAVGTGKGDFRGHSLCVPDHYSTLGRLDSYRSAMQQSETKDSSCQTEEVKVVPPSVRRIRAQKGQGIAAQMSQLSSSSGNMSVMSDSAGVVFASRLNNDLGFHSLPRSGARVSLQLLERRHSISKSTEDGTSLHQISKLQVDDSGVHVRNSNRTGVFQRPWSQEVRTLESEQAESPACTVSPHATYSSSIIPNATLPSSSEVIVIHTTQSVGLLGSKITSSSSYTKPGDNLVTNNIISTKDQQHTSSGTWSETGSARHSQSSDATVSSNAVMVLALGDSGVCLSGAGPVENGPRNMTYSCRNNLSFPSHSQDNDSRSESSPTMDRTQGKGQNRIEHCGFKHSGTEEIPLHKLNCATPGCSTPVSNLSTGSLERVLAKEDSSSLYSVDHDGYYTSMHMDSGLKSSQTCHNNNRFESPRHSVINVFDRNEKRSLGDLSACSDKSLSRSISLKKAKKPPLPPSRTDSLRRIPKKTAQSNGQVLDDMLIARLQHSLQLNLKCKNGSSPSQSPSSDYDDPWVLRSRSQSSVSASSSMMSATGLNMYSICAVTPSQSETSSIKSECADQWGYYSDCPGMPDDQLKSPVVHSANTAPKLNDYNVGRLIDSSRVCTPQVPSGSVKPKATSPEKSHRVTSPSSGYSSQSNTPTALTPVPVILKSMSTGNGKPKLKPKVPERKSSLLSSVSVSSSSTSLSSNTSAEGSVSVKKSDPGLSFPLITSAMLMPPDSADHLLPPPPPPLVDVLNLPPPPGSPSFPPPPPEAVISASFPQSASWFHCPPQDISQSNFSTSYSAIPSPPPFSSSVPPPAPPLDPKLTKDAYKHTPCSFKKYSQEGSCNSTIKQPFNKEDPTRPTMPLVTTQALQMVQLRSVRKTVMSDVEPLVESASKTNSQEKLIEVFSVHSPLKPHVSVGYGDSLDEDEVKTHGASDKSFVYSPSQKSYLGLCVKTSELSSDKMPEDAASPPKSLARDLLPASAEEAPVQNQGSCSEHASSARQRQSGSLNKPQGTLPNKKPPPVSKKPKLFLIVPPPQPDVTAEKITEVGETVRSTARDAAITQDSQAKDYPTDGLCSYEMDSGSLVPGGGVASSTSCEAEETDVSTLQFKQEEQACLCKESRSDRNGEIVSRADGHPSQGDGNEGFDSEAANTFLLQSPSYGEDSEVVAMPARPRTTEDLFAAIHRSKRKILGRKDSEDDHTQNHSPSPPVTPTGASPNLAYLKQAGSIQRNIRKSSTSNDNFKALLLKKGSRSDTSSRMSAAEMLKTTDPRSQRTKIDFSWDSSDSATSCSPTKNRRAQEEWARSEGLMPRSLSFSSARYSRSRTPPSAASSKYNVRSRIQSSPMTVISEGDMEAVELAESMIHRTSEEQQEGQLDVFDSDDIDTSEEVGSKEETTTHPDLIT
- the NHSL1 gene encoding NHS-like protein 1 isoform X5; this encodes MKKESVSRSLRFKSNPGSLSRAVSWINFSTLSKQTKRLFRSDGELTSICGQQVEEDESWTYRPQHRNAVSNLDEESRWTVHYTAPWHQQENVFLPSSRPPCVEDLHRQAKLNLKSVLRECDKLRRDGYRSSQYYSQGPTFSSSSSAICGSYQDDYEEIEQKCSTPSSEEEKLISLQRSKTPISDELSDINTQTNWTKSLPLPTPEEKMRQQAQAVQTDVIPINVTGENFDRQASIRRSLIYTDTVVRRPKKVKRRKTITGVPDNIQRELAVGTGKGDFRGHSLCVPDHYSTLGRLDSYRSAMQQSETKDSSCQTEEVKVVPPSVRRIRAQKGQGIAAQMSQLSSSSGNMSVMSDSAGVVFASRLNNDLGFHSLPRSGARVSLQLLERRHSISKSTEDGTSLHQISKLQVDDSGVHVRNSNRTGVFQRPWSQEVRTLESEQAESPACTVSPHATYSSSIIPNATLPSSSEVIVIHTTQSVGLLGSKITSSSSYTKPGDNLVTNNIISTKDQQHTSSGTWSETGSARHSQSSDATVSSNAVMVLALGDSGVCLSGAGPVENGPRNMTYSCRNNLSFPSHSQDNDSRSESSPTMDRTQGKGQNRIEHCGFKHSGTEEIPLHKLNCATPGCSTPVSNLSTGSLERVLAKEDSSSLYSVDHDGYYTSMHMDSGLKSSQTCHNNNRFESPRHSVINVFDRNEKRSLGDLSACSDKSLSRSISLKKAKKPPLPPSRTDSLRRIPKKTAQSNGQVLDDMLIARLQHSLQLNLKCKNGSSPSQSPSSDYDDPWVLRSRSQSSVSASSSMMSATGLNMYSICAVTPSQSETSSIKSECADQWGYYSDCPGMPDDQLKSPVVHSANTAPKLNDYNVGRLIDSSRVCTPQVPSGSVKPKATSPEKSHRVTSPSSGYSSQSNTPTALTPVPVILKSMSTGNGKPKLKPKVPERKSSLLSSVSVSSSSTSLSSNTSAEGSVSVKKSDPGLSFPLITSAMLMPPDSADHLLPPPPPPLVDVLNLPPPPGSPSFPPPPPEAVISASFPQSASWFHCPPQDISQSNFSTSYSAIPSPPPFSSSVPPPAPPLDPKLTKDAYKHTPCSFKKYSQEGSCNSTIKQPFNKEDPTRPTMPLVTTQALQMVQLRSVRKTVMSDVEPLVESASKTNSQEKLIEVFSVHSPLKPHVSVGYGDSLDEDEVKTHGASDKSFVYSPSQKSYLGLCVKTSELSSDKMPEDAASPPKSLARDLLPASAEEAPVQNQGSCSEHASSARQRQSGSLNKPQGTLPNKKPPPVSKKPKLFLIVPPPQPDVTAEKITEVGETVRSTARDAAITQDSQAKDYPTDGLCSYEMDSGSLVPGGGVASSTSCEAEETDVSTLQFKQEEQACLCKESRSDRNGEIVSRADGHPSQGDGNAEGFDSEAANTFLLQSPSYGEDSEVVAMPARPRTTEDLFAAIHRSKRKILGRKDSEDDHTQNHSPSPPVTPTGASPNLAYLKQAGSIQRNIRKSSTSNDNFKALLLKKGSRSDTSSRMSAAEMLKTTDPRSQRTKIDFSWDSSDSATSCSPTKNRRAQEEWARSEGLMPRSLSFSSARYSRSRTPPSAASSKYNVRSRIQSSPMTVISEGDMEAVELAESMIHRTSEEQQEGQLDVFDSDDIDTSEEVGSKEETTTHPDLIT
- the NHSL1 gene encoding NHS-like protein 1 isoform X6, with the protein product MKKESVSRSLRFKSNPGSLSRAVSWINFSTLSKQTKRLFRSDGELTSICGQQVEEDESWTYRPQHRNAVSNLDEESRWTVHYTAPWHQQENVFLPSSRPPCVEDLHRQAKLNLKSVLRECDKLRRDGYRSSQYYSQGPTFSSSSSAICGSYQDDYEEIEQKCSTPSSEEEKLISLQRSKTPISDELSDINTQTNWTKSLPLPTPEEKMRQQAQAVQTDVIPINVTAVGTGKGDFRGHSLCVPDHYSTLGRLDSYRSAMQQSETKDSSCQTEEVKVVPPSVRRIRAQKGQGIAAQMSQLSSSSGNMSVMSDSAGVVFASRLNNDLGFHSLPRSGARVSLQLLERRHSISKSTEDGTSLHQISKLQVDDSGVHVRNSNRTGVFQRPWSQEVRTLESEQAESPACTVSPHATYSSSIIPNATLPSSSEVIVIHTTQSVGLLGSKITSSSSYTKPGDNLVTNNIISTKDQQHTSSGTWSETGSARHSQSSDATVSSNAVMVLALGDSGVCLSGAGPVENGPRNMTYSCRNNLSFPSHSQDNDSRSESSPTMDRTQGKGQNRIEHCGFKHSGTEEIPLHKLNCATPGCSTPVSNLSTGSLERVLAKEDSSSLYSVDHDGYYTSMHMDSGLKSSQTCHNNNRFESPRHSVINVFDRNEKRSLGDLSACSDKSLSRSISLKKAKKPPLPPSRTDSLRRIPKKTAQSNGQVLDDMLIARLQHSLQLNLKCKNGSSPSQSPSSDYDDPWVLRSRSQSSVSASSSMMSATGLNMYSICAVTPSQSETSSIKSECADQWGYYSDCPGMPDDQLKSPVVHSANTAPKLNDYNVGRLIDSSRVCTPQVPSGSVKPKATSPEKSHRVTSPSSGYSSQSNTPTALTPVPVILKSMSTGNGKPKLKPKVPERKSSLLSSVSVSSSSTSLSSNTSAEGSVSVKKSDPGLSFPLITSAMLMPPDSADHLLPPPPPPLVDVLNLPPPPGSPSFPPPPPEAVISASFPQSASWFHCPPQDISQSNFSTSYSAIPSPPPFSSSVPPPAPPLDPKLTKDAYKHTPCSFKKYSQEGSCNSTIKQPFNKEDPTRPTMPLVTTQALQMVQLRSVRKTVMSDVEPLVESASKTNSQEKLIEVFSVHSPLKPHVSVGYGDSLDEDEVKTHGASDKSFVYSPSQKSYLGLCVKTSELSSDKMPEDAASPPKSLARDLLPASAEEAPVQNQGSCSEHASSARQRQSGSLNKPQGTLPNKKPPPVSKKPKLFLIVPPPQPDVTAEKITEVGETVRSTARDAAITQDSQAKDYPTDGLCSYEMDSGSLVPGGGVASSTSCEAEETDVSTLQFKQEEQACLCKESRSDRNGEIVSRADGHPSQGDGNAEGFDSEAANTFLLQSPSYGEDSEVVAMPARPRTTEDLFAAIHRSKRKILGRKDSEDDHTQNHSPSPPVTPTGASPNLAYLKQAGSIQRNIRKSSTSNDNFKALLLKKGSRSDTSSRMSAAEMLKTTDPRSQRTKIDFSWDSSDSATSCSPTKNRRAQEEWARSEGLMPRSLSFSSARYSRSRTPPSAASSKYNVRSRIQSSPMTVISEGDMEAVELAESMIHRTSEEQQEGQLDVFDSDDIDTSEEVGSKEETTTHPDLIT